A genomic region of Miscanthus floridulus cultivar M001 chromosome 3, ASM1932011v1, whole genome shotgun sequence contains the following coding sequences:
- the LOC136543212 gene encoding uncharacterized protein, which translates to MKIPATLDSVPLKALMRTPATSAAASSRGKSKRKTPESFLLPKKPRTKKAKLSLKPQVEIPRLGSTSAAVKPTPEVSTENEEIHDSEASETHEAEGSKAHKSDETISNIVQPIPPFF; encoded by the exons atgaaaattcctgcaactttggattcagtacctttaaaggcactcatgagaactcctgctacttcagctgctgcatcttcaagaggaaaaagcaaaaggaaaacacctgaaagttttctcttacccaagaaaccaaggaccaagaaagccaaattatctcttaag ccacaagtcgaaattcccagacTAGGCAGCACCTCAGCAGCTGTAAAACCAACTCCTGAAGTTTCTACCGaaaatgaagaaatccatgacagtgaagcttcagagactcatgaagctgaaggttcaaaggctcataaatctgatgagactataAGTAACATCGTTCAACCAATTCCCCCTTTTTTTTAA
- the LOC136543213 gene encoding uncharacterized protein, whose amino-acid sequence MHTIHILTEEALKFRQERDEAREELGDVSKKFGIEQAEWEDQRKQLCDAITALSAENDRLKAAANKVADKVNAQGKTSEARLDAVDGRVDQAVIQGVHLGVSLGLAAMTSRTNEDYSFQPVGFAGGRPDEIDDIDERLEVYDDHAVALAESTNPQSVLNKLFEE is encoded by the exons atgcacaccatccatattcTCACTGAGGAAGCGCTCAAATTTCGCCAGGAGAGAGACgaggcccgggaggagctaggcgacgtctccaagaaattcggcatcgagcaagccgaatgggaggaccagcggaagcaactctgcgacgccatcaccg ctctttctgcggagaacgaccgcctgaaggcggcggcgaacaaggttgccgacaaggtgaatgcccaggggaagacatccgaggcacgccttgatgctgtggacggccgtgttgatcaggccgtcatccaaggtgtgcaccttggtgtttctctcgggctggcggcaatgacctcccgaaccaacgaagactactccttccagccagtcggcttcgctggaggacgcccggacgagatcgacgacatcgatgagcgtctggaggtctacgatgatcatgccgtcGCCCTTGCCGAGTCCACAAAtccccagtccgtcctcaacaagttatttgaggagtag